The nucleotide sequence TTCCAAGAAGCGGTGACACTCTTAAGATGTAATGATGTTgactgtcaggttctgtgcttggGACCaactgtgagcccaagcttacaGAGGGGTTCCCCCTACCTTAGGCTGCATTAATAGAAACCTAGTATATACAACATCCAGATCAAAACCTGCTCTATTCTACCTATCTAAAGTTATAAGTTGATTTCCAGATGCCTTGCTTAAAAGAAGGAGGTCCCCATAACAAAAAAATTGAGCGGAAGAAGGAAATCTGTCTTCACATACGTGGAAGGTTTGCACACATGAAAGATGTGCAACAGTCTGACTTTGTGGGGTACACTGAGAACCCTGGTGGAGGCCACAGGAGGCGGAAGCCAGCCTGGCACATGGATACATCTGCCCAGCCATTGTCTCGGGAGATGGAAAGTTCACTGGGACTCGTGTGTGCAAGGATCACCACTGctaactttttgaggacactTGCTCTCTGCCAGATCCTGTGCCAATTAGATTTTACAAAAAGTATCTCAAATAATGCTCACCCTAGAAAGtggttactttttttaaatttttttaatgtttgtttattttgagagagagagaggaaaaaagcatgagctggggaggggcagagagagagggagacacagaatctgaagacaggctccaggctctcagctgtcagcacagaggccgaggcagagctcaaactcacaaactgtgagatcatgacctgagctgaagtcagacactcaaccaactgagtcaccgagttgccccaattttttttaatgtttatttttgagagagagcgagggagtgtgagcaggggaggggcagagagagggggagacacagaatccaaagcaggctccaggctcaaagctgtcagcacagagcccaacatggggctagaactcatggacttcaaggtcataacctgagctgaaatcagatgcttagctaactcaaccacccagaggccccagcaataattctttttaacattgcCATGTTTTAGGTGAGGAGACTGCAGTTTAAAGAGATGGGCTTGCCCGAATCTGATCCACAGGCCCTTTATGTCATGGCCCCTCTCCAACACAGGCTCGAGAACCACACGGGGCAgcgggggaaggaaggggagctgAGGAATGGATTCTAGGATTAGaaggaagggaaacttccagaTGACTTTGAAGGACCCTTTCCTGAGAGTGACTAATTTTTTCCCAAAGCAGAATTCCTGTCACCTGTTCCAACAGGTCAGagccaggcagaggctggggtgaCTAGGAGGAGGTGAACAGAACTACATTCCAACCCCTACCCCTGCCTTTCTGTGGCTCCTTAGGGTTGGTCTTAGGAAcctccatctccccccacccttcaaagagcagaaaaaggaaatggctggatctgacagtgcagagctgtgGCCACAGGGTGGCAGCAGCGCCGCACTGCAGAGGAGGGCTCCAGAAGCCCAGGTGAGGCAGGCCCTAAGCAAGGCTCTTTTTACAAAGATTTGAAGCAATCCCCACTGTGTGGCCTCTGAAACCTTCTAACCTCCTTCTGTATCCCACTTTTCCATCCACAGGCAAATCTCAGaatagtgattttgttttaagCCCTCCAAGAGACATGTAGGCAAGGGTATGAATGGTCTGGATGACCCCAGAGCTGCAGCCACAGTCACGGGAGGGACCTAGCTGGGTCATTCTGGCTAATTCTACCCCtggctctcagcccctccctctgtcccaagACATAATGCCTAGCCCTTCTTGAGAAGACTTCCTCTATGCTTCTCTTCTCTAAGTTAGGAAAGAGAGGAAGTGATCAATTGGAGCGCTCCAACCTGTTGAGAAATTGGGGGTTCTTGGAGGCCCTTCAGGGCCTGCCTCTGACAAAGCATCTGCAATTAATGATGCTTCTTGAGCTCTGGAGACAGGATTTATGCATCTAATAAAGTCTATAACTCCAGGCCTTGGGGCTGGGAGCCGGAGGCTGGGAGCAGGAAGTCCCGGGGGTGCCATGGGAGGGGGTCCCAGGCGGCTCCTAATGGAGCCGTGAGTTTCCATTGCCTGCTCTagagcctccccccccccccccccccccccccccccccccccccgctcccgaTGCTACTGTGGGGCGGGGGCCAGAGCACAGCGGGTATAAGAGGCAGTATAGCTGCAGGAAGGCACATGGCAGGATGGATTCTAGGAGGGCAGCggtgctgttgctgctgctgctgacagACTGGGGCTATGCCCAAGGCCCAGGCAGCCAAGACAAAGGACACCAGATATTCGTGGTAAGTGACCACCGTGTCCCCATGCCATTTTTCTATCTCAGCTTGAGGCTTGTGCTCCAAGTTCAGATACTCGGGCTGCTGGGGTCTTCACTGGGTCCTCATATCTGAGCTCATATCCTCAGCTTCCCTTTGCCTTGGGACCTAAATGTCCAAGGCCTTTGCCCATCTTCCTTCCCTGATGGCCCTGTACCACAGGAGGAAGACAGCAGGCTCCGCCCGCTGCAGGAGGCCCAGACCCCTGGGTCATTCCTGCATTCCCTGCTCCAGGCCATGCAGAGACCAGGCCGCAGCTCAGCCTTTCGGTTTCAGCCCCAGAGGTGAGTCTAAGAAGGACAATGGGCAAGGCAGGGGCCAGATGGACAGGAAAGGGGGCGGGGAGATTTGGGAAGGGCTAAAAGAACCTACAGCTGAGGATGGATCTCTTCCAAGGTTTGGCAGAAACACCCGGGGCTCCTGGAGCAGCGAACAGTTGGGTCcccgagctggggaggggctcagCTCCCCATTCTGGAGCCTGGCTGCACCCCAACGCTTTGGGAAGAAGTGACATGTCATCCCTTGATATGTTTGCATGCAAGGCACACAACTGAAAGTGCCATGTCTCCcttacccacccacccccacccccaaataaagcTGTTTCGCTTCTGAATCCGTGTGTCTGCCTGTATGAGACTTGAAAGGGCTGGGAGAGAGCCCTGGGACAAGAACCACAGCCCCCTCCATCCCCACAAAACCGAGCTCTGCAGAAACCCAGGTGGTGGCTGTCCCAGAGGTCACTGCAGCTAGCCTCCTGCCACTAGAAAGGTGAATGTGAGGACATGTGGGGAACAAGCTGGGGAGGCACAACAGGGGAGGCAATCTGGTGCTAACCTCCTCCGTCGCCAGTACTGGTCAGAGAAACAGCAGATTTAAGAATCCAAGAGGCAGCACATTTATTCTGGGCtctagggagagaggaggagagcccCCTGATTTCATTCCCACTCGTCACCACCAGTGACAGGAGGACAGGTCTTGGGCCAGCCAAGGCCCTATGGTCGCTGGCTCCTGGCCCTGTGTCCTTTTGAGCCTGCAGGCAGGCAGTCTGTGTCAGAGGTAGAGACGGCACCTCTAGGGGTACCAGAGCTGAGCAGACACATGGGCTGGGGGCAAGAAGGGCAGGGAGCATGGGTGCACATCCGTGAGTCCAGCTAGGGCTTTATTTGCTGCCTGCCATGATCTTGAGGTACTGCAGGGCACGGCGGGCAGCCTCGCCTCGGGCTGCCTCCCTGGTCGCTGCAGAGCCGTGACACACGGTAGCCGGCTGTGTAGACAGCTCCACCAGGCATTGGCAGAGCCCACTCAGGCTCAGTTCCTCTGGAGACCAAAAGAGAGGGGGGCATGGTTGGGTGGGAAGGCAGAGCTGGCAGGGATACAGCCACATCACCAtatgccctcccctgcccccacagacCCACATGTACTTGCTCTGCTTCAGTCCCCACCGTCCCCGGCCTCCCGACCAGCCATACCAATATCCAGGTAGCTGACATGGAAGGCCTGCTCCTCAGAGAGCTCACTGAGGATGCTGCAGCAGGCAGGGCCCAGAGCACCTAAGGTGCCCAAGGAGCAGCTGCGGAGGGACAGGATCTTCTCTCCCACTGAATTTCGCAGAGAATCCCAGGTGCAGCCTGGGCCCCGGTTCCGAAGTCCATCCAGGCGGGAGCCTACACCCTGATGACATGGGGACAGTGAGAAAGATGCAGCGTGAGCTGAGACCCCAGGTACTGAACGGGCCTTCGAGGCCAAGGGGAGAAAAGCCCACAGAATGAACGCTTTGTCCTACATGCCTTCTCCGACCTGGCCCCTCTTAACTACTAGACTCTGGACCAAGGGTCCCGGCAGCCTTCATCATTCCAAGCTGCAGAGCCCCTGCCCCGGGCCAGCTCCCCACAGCACTCACCAGGCAGGCCTGTAGCTGAGGTGGTGACGGGGCCCAAGGAACTCTGGCTCTGGTAGAAAATGGGCAGATGCAGGCCTGGGACCTGGAGAGGCTCCCGAGTGACAGCCCATGTCCCCGGGGCCCTGCCTGGCATGGAGGATGGACCACAGTGCCTAGCCCGCACAAACCACTCACAATGGAGAAGTGATCGTCATCAGGCTCTGCCTCATTCCCGTCCCGGGCATCCAGAGGCACCGTGTGCACTCGAAGCAGCATTTTGGCCGCCGCATTACGCTTTGCCAGCTTTTTGGAAGTGCCACTGCCTGTGTGTGGGGAGAGGGTTGCTGGATTCTAATTCCCAGCAGACCCAGTGCCTTCCTCCCAGCTCAAACTCAGGGTGAGGGTCCTCTCACGGGATGTCAGCTGGAAAGAGGAGTTCAGGACCTGCCATGCACCCAAGAACCTATCAGCCAGCCGGGGGCAAAGGACAGAGTGCAAGGGAGAAGCTGGGAGGAAGGAGCCGAGCCAGGGGCTCAGCCAGGATAGTGGGGCTTTGGCAGAGAGAGGCTAGAAGCTGCCTGTGGCTGGGGCTGGAGTAGCTGCAAGAACTCCCCTCCGCCCGGTTACCAATCTCAACGAAACGCTCCACTCGGCAGGTCATGGTAAACTCTTTGCGGTGGGCCGGCCCAGACTCCTGGGTCACCGTGTACTCAGGCAACCGCCAGCCTTTCTGCACCACCAGCTCCTTGGAAGGGAGAGACAAGGGTGCGCAGGGCTGAGTGAGAAAAGACTCAcgtcctctccctcctcccctgggagCCTCAGGTTCCAGGTTAGAAGCAGAATAAAGGCGGTGGGAAAAGCCCTCAGAACAGAGGAAGAGCCCCACATGACCTTCCCTCATGGCCCCAGGTTCAAGGGAAGACAGGCATGCACGGGAAATGAAGATGGGGGCACACCTGCAGAGCGCCAACAGGATTGCACTCGGACTGCTGAGGGGAGACGGGGGGCTGCACCTCCATGGGGGGGCTCCTGAAGGGAAAAGGGTCCAGGCCAATGCTGATGGGGCTGTCCCTTTTGCACCTATCCATGAGTCCTAAGCCCTGCTTTGGCATCCCCGTGACCATCTCCCTACTACCCCCCGGCAGGCAGCTGTCCATCCAAACATCCAGtctgcttcctccccctcccaaccAAGTGAGGTCTCTTCCAGGGCTCAGGCCCAGTTAGACTTTCTGGAACAAAGGATCATCACCTGgccagggcagtgggagaggggctgtaTATCCAGTCCCTGGAAGCACCTGATGGAACGCACACACAGGACCATCATGTGACCAACTCAGAAAGAAATGGGGCCTGTGAGACCCTCAGACAAGGTCAAGCATCATCCACGTGGCTGTTTAAAAACCATAAATTCCCACCTGTCCCAAGAGCTTACCAGCTGGTACAAATTCTTCAAATTCTGGTCCCCAACTATTCTAGTCTCTGTTTACTCTCAGGCTGCCTGACCAGCCTGGGTCCAAAGGCTGGGGGGACTAAGAGCCAggaccccttccttcccccatcccaCTCAGGCAGTCAGGTAACACAAGATACCTGGTTGGAACAGCAGATGGAACAGGAGGCACAGCAGCTGCAGCAGTAAAAACTGGAATGTCCTCAGGCAGTGAAGAGTCTAGGGGAGAAAAAGAACTTCCCGAGGGGAAGGGGGCCTTTGATTCACACccttgtggggggcgggggtagagGGTGGGAACCCATGTCCTCCTGACGTGCCCATCCCCTAAGAAAACTCCTTCCCATTTCAGCCAAAGACTCAAGGAAGCTTAACCACCAGCGATCCTTTGCTGCCAAACACTGGATTGAAAAgactgaaagaaggaaaaggagcgTCTCTTCCTACTCAAGAAACACGGAGGCTACAAACTCCAATGAATGTGTGGGAGAAGGAGGGACAACGTGCTAGACAGAGAAGGCATGCTGGGGAGCAGCCCCTCTAGTCCCggcctccaccctgccccctccctacCCTGAGCCCAAACCACAGCCTCTGGACATTCCCCCCCAAGGGTCCTTCACAACAGCAGGAGCCCCGGAAGCATCCTGCTCAGTCCAGAGGACACGCTCAGGAAGAGGCCCAGGTCGAGATGGCTACGTGTCACCAGGCCAGCCCtcctgggcagaggagggggcacaGGGGCCTGGGTTCCTGGCAGGGCCTCTAGGAAGCCTTGGCTGTTCCTCCCTCACCTGCTGTCCTCTAGGGCCGGCTCCAGCATGCTCCCTCCTTTGAGGTGTTTGAGGGCCACCTCAGCTGCCTTGTGcttggctgccttcttgctgggGCCCTGACCTGAGAGAGGGGCGTGGGCAATACTGGACGTCACCGGGAGGACAGAAGAAAAACCAGCATCCCACAGCCTCTCTCCTCACAGCTGGAGGGAGTCAACCAAGCCCCACTCACCAAGTGCCCCTGCCCAAGTTTGGAAGTGCTACACTAACTGCGGGAAGGAAGGGCTTTTATCTTCCCATGAGCTCCCCAAATCAAGTCAGGCCAGGCAGAGGTGATCCTGAGCTCATATACCCTGGGTGCAGATCCTTTCCCTGCCTTACTTTCCTTTGGGAAGCACTTCCTTTTCTCTCAATAGAGATAGATGActagaaaggtagaaaaaaaggGAGGCTCTAGAGTTCaaggcctggctctgccacttactagacATGTGACCTTGCACAAGTCTTTGAATCTCTGAGTCTCTTTCCTCATATTCGACGTGAGGATACTACCATCTACTTCACTGGATTAGACTGTAATATAAGATTAACTAGGGATTTGGTGGAGCACCTGaaacagagcccagtgcagcaGACGCATACTCCCCCAAATATTTCAGAGACTTGGTTTTAACTCCCCTTTCTCCTCCAGAATGATGACAATCTGCCAGAGCACTGTGGCAGTCCCACTTCTCCTCTAACTCTCCCAAGTCCTACCCACCTCCTCATACACCCATTTTCCCAATCCAGTCAGTGGCTTTTCCCCTGaaatctctccttccctcactggCCTCAGAGAAGACAACTGGGAAGAGACTTCACGAAACAAAGCCAATAGGGCCCTGCGAATGCACACCCCAGTCAGGCTGCCCAAGCCTTCCTCACCAGTGCAGCTGGTGTCGCCAACGGTGACCCGGAAGGTGAAATTAGGCTGGTGGGCTTGGCCCTCGGCTTTGAGAAGGTCGTACACGGGCGTCTTCCCTATTCTGGTCCCATACTCCTGCAGAAGGCTGATCGGGGTCTTGCCCGGGTTGGCTGCCAGCATTTGCTCTATactgagggaggtggggggcacagaCCCTCATCACACCTCCAACTCTGCACCCACCTGGCCAAACATTATCAAACCCAGGCACACCATGGGGGACATAGGGTCCAGGAAACCCCGGACAGTACAGCAAACACTGGCTGGATTCAATGTGGAGTAGAGATGCAGGCTGGGGAAGCAGGGTCCACTGCCCGCAGAGCAAGCGGGGAATGCACTGTTCCTGTCTCGGTTAAGGAAGAGGATCTTGCACCCCAGTGCAGGTCGCAAGTGCATGTCCCCTGACACAGTGCGGGCCAAGGACCCGGTACCCACCAAATGCACTGAAGGTCGGGGGCATAAAGCCCAGTGCCCCAAGTGCAGTCTGGGAACCGGGCCAAACCCAAACTATTTAGAGCAGGAGGCAGTGGCCACTGCCGGGATGCATGCCGGGAACCACGGCCCACTACCCCAATGCTTGCCGGGAACAACCCTCAGGCCAGGTGCATGCTGGGGCCGCGCCGCTAACTCCACCGCACCGCGCCACGCTTTTCGCCCGGCAGGAATCGGTACAAGGCGGCTCACCTGGGCAGCCCGCAGCCCGTGGTAGTGCCGGAGCCCTGCTCCTCTTCACTCATTCCCACCTCCGTCCCCGCGGGCGCCACCGTGACTGCAGCCTCCACGCACCCCAATACACAGCCGACGAGCTAGGGCCGGGGCCAAGCCCCGAGTCGCGGCCGGTCGGGCCCGCCGCGGGGCATGCTGGGACATGGAGTCCCCCGCCCACCTGACTCCATGAATCTCCAGCGGGAGGGGAGCTATCCGCCCCACAACTCTCCGCGTGGTTTGCCCTGCCAGGCAGCACCGCCTTCTGGGAGGAGCAAAGCCCCCCACTACCGCTTCCCGAACGGGggacggggggcggggtgggagagggagagagggggagaNNNNNNNNNNNNNNNNNNNNNNNNNNNNNNNNNNNNNNNNNNNNNNNNNNNNNNNNNNNNNNNNNNNNNNNNNNNNNNNNNNNNNNNNNNNNNNNNNNNNgtgtgtgtgtgtgtgtgtgtgtgtgtgtgtgtgtgtgtgtgtgtgtgtgtgtgtgtgtgtgtgtgtgtgtgtgtgtgtgtgtgtgtgtgtgtgtggcgccCCGCCTCCTTTTTGCCTCATCGTCCCTACCCGGGGCAGGCATGCGTACTGCCACAGTTGAAGCGGCTGGAGGCGGGGCTGTGAGGGCTAACTTGAGCACTGGGTCCTTTGACTCCCGAGGAAACTACAAAGCCCAGGAGCTCGCGCGCCATCTTTGTCGCACTGGAGGGGCAGGGTCTGGCGTCACGGAAAGCTTCGCGTTATAATTGGCTATTTCCGATTGCGCTGACTTGCTCCAGGCAGATTGCGATTCGTTACGGTACCTATAAGGGCGTGAACAAGGAAAGGTCAGCCCCCTTTGGCCCCACCTCTTTCCTGAAGAGAGGTCGTGATTGGTCCAGGGGCAAGGCGGCTATAGGCTCCTAGCATTTTGCAGGGTCGGAGGATGGGCCTTCCTTAGTTGGACGCGGGGAGGAGACTGTTCTCTGCTCTTAATCGATGGGGCAGGCTACGTCTGTCTCAGGCTGTTCCCCCAGTCCTCGGCCTAAGCTCCTGGTCCTTGAGCCTTCATCTCAGAGCATCTGCTTCCTTTTCCTAGGTGTCCTTCACTTCCCTTCCCCGTAATTCTGACCTGCAGCCTGTCTGGTTTCAATTCTTTTCTAAAACCTGTTTATAGAGTGTCCCTAGTGAATCTTTTTGTAGCTGGCCAGgagaccccaccccacccccgggtgCTGAGAATCAAGCTATGGTAGGACAACAGGATTAGAAGGAGTAGCACGTCGTGGTCTCATTCGCTCTGCTGTGGGTCTTGAGTCACTCGGCTGAAGACACAACGAGAGGATTCTGGCCTCTTAAAACGAATCCACCAATCTAAGTGCAGAGCAGAACACGTATTTTTTGAGTCCCAGAGCTCcagtccctcctcccccaaagTCTCACGACCACGGGGTCAAAAGATGCAGGGGGAATCTTGTGACCTTGGAGAGAGATCACGAAAATGTCTGAAACTAATGAGTGTTCTGAGAATGGGTCAGGTAGTGGAGGACCAGGGAATCTTGGAATGATAATGAGCAACACTGGAGGGGGACGGGGCATTGAGCTGAGTGGATTCCAATTGGGTAGAACTAGAATGGTGACAATTAGGGGAAGGAAAGCTGGCAATAGCGGTATGACACGGGGAGCAATGCTAGAGCTCTGAGCGGGTGGGGGAGGTCCCATGTTGAGGGGCTGCTGTCTCAGGGTATAGGAGGGAGTTTATAAGGCTGACCATAGGAGCTCCTACGGAATCAGTAATCAGCGTAAGGCCCGAGGTGCGACTGCCACCAGACACCGCCTGCAGGGAGGTGAGGGGCCCAGAAGGGCCAGGGACGAGCCAGGAGTGCGCCGGATGGCAGCAGCAGGCTCCTTTAAGAGGCCGGCGGCTCCAGCGCAGCATCCCCCGCTCAGGGCGTGTCCGTCCCGGGGGGCCAGGGGCGGGGGCCTTGGAAGGAGCGGGAGTTCGAGCAGAGTGGGGACGGGGCTAggggtcggggggtggggggagaaagctGGGGCTGACACCCGTGCACCCGGACACCGCACAAGCATCGCCTGTGGCAGCGCCCCGGGTCCGGTCGAGGGCAgcggggggaggagagaaggaggaggagaaggaggaggaggcgggaGCAGCATCCGGAGCCGAGCTGCAGCAGCGCCGCCTTTTGTGCTGCGGCCGCGGAGCCCCCGAGGTGAGAGCCTGGCCGAGTTGTGGGGGTAGAGGGCAGGGATGGGTCCGGGTCCTGGGATCCCGGTGCGGAGGGAGGGTCGGGATGCAgaggtggcggggtgggggagggtggcgcGGGGATGCTGTGGTTATGGGGCGGAGGAACTGGGGACCTGGACCCGACGTC is from Suricata suricatta isolate VVHF042 chromosome 10, meerkat_22Aug2017_6uvM2_HiC, whole genome shotgun sequence and encodes:
- the TARBP2 gene encoding RISC-loading complex subunit TARBP2 isoform X2, producing the protein MLAANPGKTPISLLQEYGTRIGKTPVYDLLKAEGQAHQPNFTFRVTVGDTSCTGQGPSKKAAKHKAAEVALKHLKGGSMLEPALEDSSSFSPLDSSLPEDIPVFTAAAAVPPVPSAVPTRSPPMEVQPPVSPQQSECNPVGALQELVVQKGWRLPEYTVTQESGPAHRKEFTMTCRVERFVEIGSGTSKKLAKRNAAAKMLLRVHTVPLDARDGNEAEPDDDHFSIGVGSRLDGLRNRGPGCTWDSLRNSVGEKILSLRSCSLGTLGALGPACCSILSELSEEQAFHVSYLDIEELSLSGLCQCLVELSTQPATVCHGSAATREAARGEAARRALQYLKIMAGSK
- the TARBP2 gene encoding RISC-loading complex subunit TARBP2 isoform X1, which translates into the protein MSEEEQGSGTTTGCGLPSIEQMLAANPGKTPISLLQEYGTRIGKTPVYDLLKAEGQAHQPNFTFRVTVGDTSCTGQGPSKKAAKHKAAEVALKHLKGGSMLEPALEDSSSFSPLDSSLPEDIPVFTAAAAVPPVPSAVPTRSPPMEVQPPVSPQQSECNPVGALQELVVQKGWRLPEYTVTQESGPAHRKEFTMTCRVERFVEIGSGTSKKLAKRNAAAKMLLRVHTVPLDARDGNEAEPDDDHFSIGVGSRLDGLRNRGPGCTWDSLRNSVGEKILSLRSCSLGTLGALGPACCSILSELSEEQAFHVSYLDIEELSLSGLCQCLVELSTQPATVCHGSAATREAARGEAARRALQYLKIMAGSK
- the NPFF gene encoding pro-FMRFamide-related neuropeptide FF, which translates into the protein MDSRRAAVLLLLLLTDWGYAQGPGSQDKGHQIFVEEDSRLRPLQEAQTPGSFLHSLLQAMQRPGRSSAFRFQPQRFGRNTRGSWSSEQLGPRAGEGLSSPFWSLAAPQRFGKK